A portion of the uncultured Draconibacterium sp. genome contains these proteins:
- a CDS encoding alpha-L-arabinofuranosidase C-terminal domain-containing protein → MLKFKITLSAILILAVSVSFAQSTLTLHTDQAETKINKEIYGHFAEHLGRCIYGGIYVGEDSDISNTRGFRDDVIVALQEMDIPVLRWPGGCFGDTYHWKDGIGPKDERPSMVNIHWGGVTEDNSFGTHEFLDFCSIIGAEPYININVGSGTVQEASEWVEYVTSSNVSPMTDLRKKNGREEPWDVKYWGIGNENWGCGGNMTPEYYSDLYNRFASYCGGAEYKIAGGPNIADYNWMEVVMQKTMRHPHLVQGVSLHAYTFTNSWEDKGHATEFGEKEWISVLNNTLNMETLVNRHSTIMDKYDPAQRVGLIVDEWGNWFNVEEGTNPGFLYQQNTLRDALVAGINLNIFNNHADRVKMSNIAQTVNVLQSVILTKDDEMVLTPTYFVFKMYSVHQDATLIPSNLKTEEYEFDGKSVPTVHASASTKDGVVSITLCNLNPNKSESIEINVTGDDFASASGQIITSDKMNNYNDFGGQETVSLKDFDVAKPKNGKLTVELPSKSVVLVQLQ, encoded by the coding sequence ATGTTAAAATTTAAAATCACTTTATCTGCTATTCTTATTCTTGCAGTATCGGTTTCGTTTGCACAAAGCACACTTACACTGCACACCGATCAGGCAGAAACAAAAATCAACAAAGAAATTTACGGACACTTTGCCGAGCACCTTGGGCGCTGTATTTATGGCGGTATTTATGTTGGAGAAGATTCCGACATCTCTAATACCCGTGGTTTCCGCGACGATGTAATTGTTGCACTTCAGGAAATGGATATTCCGGTACTTCGCTGGCCCGGAGGATGTTTTGGAGATACCTACCATTGGAAAGACGGAATTGGCCCAAAAGACGAGCGCCCGTCGATGGTAAATATTCACTGGGGTGGAGTAACTGAAGATAACAGCTTTGGAACTCACGAATTTCTTGATTTTTGCTCGATTATTGGTGCCGAACCATACATCAACATCAATGTTGGATCGGGAACCGTTCAGGAAGCATCAGAGTGGGTAGAATACGTTACTTCATCGAACGTTAGCCCAATGACCGACCTGCGTAAAAAGAACGGCCGCGAAGAACCCTGGGATGTAAAATACTGGGGAATTGGTAACGAAAACTGGGGATGCGGAGGAAACATGACTCCGGAATACTATTCTGATTTATACAACCGTTTTGCCAGCTACTGTGGTGGTGCCGAATATAAAATTGCAGGCGGACCAAATATTGCCGACTACAACTGGATGGAAGTGGTAATGCAAAAAACAATGCGTCACCCGCACCTTGTTCAGGGAGTTTCGTTGCACGCTTACACTTTTACCAATTCGTGGGAAGACAAAGGACATGCTACCGAGTTTGGCGAAAAAGAATGGATTTCGGTGCTGAATAATACACTGAATATGGAAACACTGGTTAACCGTCATTCAACCATTATGGATAAATACGATCCGGCCCAACGCGTTGGCCTTATTGTTGACGAGTGGGGTAACTGGTTTAATGTGGAAGAGGGAACAAATCCTGGATTCTTATACCAGCAAAACACACTGCGTGATGCTTTGGTAGCCGGTATTAACCTGAATATTTTTAACAACCACGCCGACCGTGTAAAAATGAGTAACATTGCGCAGACGGTAAACGTTCTGCAATCGGTTATTCTTACCAAAGACGACGAAATGGTGCTAACACCAACCTACTTCGTATTTAAAATGTACAGCGTTCACCAGGATGCAACATTAATTCCATCGAACCTAAAAACGGAGGAATATGAATTCGACGGTAAATCAGTTCCAACAGTTCATGCTTCGGCCTCAACAAAAGATGGTGTTGTTTCGATTACACTGTGTAACCTGAATCCAAATAAAAGTGAATCAATTGAAATTAACGTAACCGGCGATGATTTTGCATCGGCAAGCGGACAGATTATCACTTCGGATAAAATGAATAACTATAACGATTTTGGCGGACAGGAAACGGTAAGCTTAAAAGACTTTGATGTGGCAAAGCCTAAAAACGGAAAATTAACCGTTGAACTCCCATCAAAATCAGTTGTTTTAGTACAATTACAATAA
- a CDS encoding glycoside hydrolase family 43 protein: MKLIKNLVAVCLLGSVLCSCSSEKKDEKPQIANNTSITELRINNPIITDKYTADPAALVYNDTVYLYAGHDQAPIEKNFYEMNEWLVYSSTDLVNWKEHPVPLKPADFKWAAHSAWAAQVIERNGKFYWYVTVEHGSIPGKSIGVAVADSPVGPFKDALGKALISNDMTTEHTQISWDDIDPTVYIDDDGQAYLYWGNTVCYWAKLKDNMIELDGEIHTVDLPNFTEAPWIHKHGDWYYLSYAYQFPEKTAYAMSRSITGPWEFKGILNELAGNSNTNHQAIIEFKNNWYFFYHTGGIQPNGGSFRRSVCIDRLYYNEDGTMQRVIMTSEGIQ; this comes from the coding sequence ATGAAATTAATAAAAAACTTAGTAGCAGTTTGTCTTTTGGGTAGTGTTCTTTGCAGTTGCTCTTCAGAAAAAAAAGACGAAAAACCACAAATTGCAAATAATACTTCCATTACGGAACTTCGCATAAACAACCCAATAATTACCGACAAATACACAGCCGATCCGGCTGCGTTGGTATACAACGATACGGTTTATTTGTATGCCGGGCATGATCAGGCACCGATAGAAAAGAATTTCTACGAGATGAACGAATGGCTGGTTTATTCGTCAACCGATCTGGTAAACTGGAAAGAACACCCTGTTCCGCTAAAACCTGCCGATTTCAAATGGGCGGCACACAGCGCCTGGGCGGCTCAGGTTATAGAGCGCAACGGAAAATTCTATTGGTATGTAACTGTTGAACATGGCAGCATTCCCGGAAAATCAATAGGAGTAGCTGTTGCCGACAGCCCGGTTGGACCGTTTAAAGATGCATTGGGAAAAGCCTTAATCTCAAACGATATGACCACTGAACATACCCAAATTAGCTGGGACGACATTGATCCGACTGTTTATATCGACGACGATGGACAAGCATACCTGTATTGGGGAAATACAGTCTGTTACTGGGCAAAACTTAAAGATAATATGATTGAACTGGATGGCGAGATTCACACAGTGGATTTACCAAATTTTACGGAAGCTCCGTGGATTCATAAACACGGCGATTGGTACTACCTGTCATACGCCTACCAGTTTCCTGAAAAAACAGCATATGCCATGAGCCGCTCGATTACCGGGCCATGGGAATTTAAAGGAATTTTAAACGAACTGGCGGGAAATTCAAACACCAATCACCAGGCAATTATCGAGTTTAAAAACAATTGGTATTTCTTTTATCACACCGGAGGAATTCAACCCAACGGAGGTAGTTTTCGCCGGTCGGTTTGTATCGACCGACTTTATTACAACGAAGATGGAACCATGCAACGGGTTATCATGACATCGGAAGGAATTCAATAA
- a CDS encoding RagB/SusD family nutrient uptake outer membrane protein produces the protein MKNIYKILILLALVGGFASCNDELEVTNPNNQTTFDFGDSESELQEAIIACYNRIRLEGTFARVGYTMDAVRGDEVWNSSQQWYLEADNLNGPATFFMAEWPWRDLYHVVNRTNFVLSKVDDVEMSQDSYNQIAGQALFLRSLAYYQLTTYYQTVPLITDYASYADINTMYASNNTQDEVLDQIEADLTSAMQMLPSRNEGGEWAGGRATCGAAAGYLARTLMFRHKFDEAYTVLKDIIAGKYGTYALTADFGDNFKEDTENNSESLFEVQFLDYGTGGVDEEWTPVNISSQATQGHAVESNYASQELGSWGDLAGSPWLYNLYKKETSTDGRLDPRLYWTLVTYEDEYNTYTGLKTAAYPDGDPRSNTIYQQEITETPLSNNAQGGISIAKFTNARNNIYESITNGLHCGVNIRLMRYSDVLLRAAECENEINGPTQTAIDYINEVRRRVALEDLQLSDFPSADALFEQIANVERPKEFGCENGRGIDLLRWGFFYDNARLNQITEHAYYVLDGTANTDELTAETASASSFQYYYKGHEYFPIYQNTLNANPNLVGNSANNNEDNGPAFFEKGYTVRPVVDLD, from the coding sequence ATGAAAAATATATATAAAATTCTAATATTATTGGCACTCGTTGGAGGCTTTGCTTCCTGCAACGATGAACTGGAGGTTACGAATCCGAATAATCAAACTACTTTTGATTTTGGTGATTCAGAATCGGAACTCCAGGAAGCTATTATTGCGTGTTACAACCGTATACGCCTTGAAGGAACATTTGCCCGTGTTGGTTACACAATGGATGCCGTACGTGGCGACGAGGTTTGGAACTCATCACAACAGTGGTATTTAGAGGCCGACAACCTGAATGGCCCGGCTACATTTTTTATGGCAGAATGGCCATGGCGCGATTTGTACCACGTGGTTAACCGCACCAACTTCGTATTATCGAAAGTTGATGATGTTGAAATGTCTCAGGATTCGTATAACCAAATTGCCGGACAAGCATTGTTCCTGCGCTCTTTGGCTTACTATCAACTGACTACTTATTACCAAACAGTTCCGTTGATTACAGATTATGCATCGTATGCCGACATTAATACCATGTATGCATCGAATAATACACAAGACGAAGTATTGGATCAAATTGAAGCCGACCTCACTTCAGCCATGCAAATGTTGCCATCGCGCAACGAAGGTGGCGAATGGGCCGGAGGTCGTGCAACATGTGGTGCTGCAGCCGGATATTTGGCGCGTACATTAATGTTCCGTCATAAATTTGACGAAGCATATACCGTACTGAAAGACATTATTGCCGGTAAATACGGAACATACGCACTGACTGCCGATTTTGGCGACAACTTTAAAGAAGACACAGAAAATAACTCGGAAAGCCTTTTCGAAGTTCAGTTCTTAGACTACGGTACAGGTGGTGTTGACGAGGAATGGACTCCGGTAAATATCAGCTCGCAGGCAACACAAGGCCATGCAGTTGAAAGTAACTATGCCTCGCAGGAATTAGGTAGCTGGGGCGACCTTGCCGGCTCTCCATGGTTATACAACCTGTATAAAAAAGAGACCAGTACCGATGGCCGTTTAGACCCTCGTTTATACTGGACTCTGGTAACTTACGAAGATGAGTACAACACATACACTGGGCTGAAAACAGCTGCATATCCTGACGGCGATCCGCGTAGTAACACAATCTACCAACAGGAGATAACAGAAACACCTCTATCAAACAATGCGCAAGGTGGTATTTCAATCGCTAAGTTCACCAATGCCAGAAACAATATCTACGAGTCGATTACCAATGGATTGCACTGTGGTGTAAACATTCGACTAATGCGTTACAGCGATGTATTGTTACGTGCGGCTGAGTGCGAAAATGAAATCAACGGTCCAACACAAACGGCTATCGATTACATTAACGAAGTACGTCGCCGTGTTGCGCTCGAAGATCTTCAGCTTTCTGATTTCCCTTCAGCCGATGCGCTTTTCGAACAAATCGCAAATGTTGAACGTCCGAAAGAATTTGGTTGCGAAAACGGTCGTGGTATCGACTTGCTGCGCTGGGGATTCTTTTATGATAATGCGCGTTTGAACCAGATAACTGAACATGCGTATTATGTGCTTGACGGCACCGCTAATACCGATGAACTTACTGCTGAAACTGCAAGTGCATCATCGTTTCAGTATTACTACAAGGGACACGAGTATTTCCCGATTTATCAAAACACGCTAAATGCGAATCCTAATCTTGTAGGAAACTCGGCAAATAACAACGAGGACAACGGACCAGCCTTTTTTGAAAAAGGTTACACAGTTCGTCCTGTTGTAGATCTCGACTAA
- a CDS encoding glycoside hydrolase family 43 protein — MRLKYLLIIVISLFALSFAGCSEDDLDPTGITTKPNDPDDDPDTNPDFTIPSYPDDYSAIASWDNRNEWNLANVHDPSVAYYNGYYYMYATDASYGNAHEGHGHFQGKRSTDLVNWDWVGGPFYDAPSWVADSLNAIRSRMSLDPIAEEDIQYGYWAPVVRRVNVGGQEKLRMYYSVVIFNYIKTGNPNTAAFDGSWTERAFIGMCESTDPAGAVWEDKGFVTTSSSDRGLDYSRASTNDWSGYFYYNAIDPTYIVSPEGDHYLIHGSWHSGFALLQVDPTSGKPLNTLGNPWANNAAELTARYGVRIGTRTAGSRWQGSEAPEVIYKDGYYYLFLAYDGLDVPYNTRVVRSTNIEGPYLDIKGRNFTNGEGDTYPIVTHPYKFNLSYGWVGIAHCCIFQKENTDEWFYMSQGRLPKNVGGNAYSNAIMMGHVRRIVWCPASASEPDNLWPIALPERYAGVPDDYGAITEDELVGTWEHINLSYRYAQQDGATALTLNSDGTMDGALTGNWSYDETKKQLTLGNVIVCVEREVDWEASPRRVTLVYAGTEKNLNATYWGKKSE, encoded by the coding sequence ATGAGACTAAAGTATTTATTGATAATCGTTATTAGCCTGTTCGCCCTGTCGTTTGCAGGATGCAGTGAAGATGATCTGGACCCTACCGGCATTACAACAAAGCCGAATGATCCGGATGATGATCCCGATACAAATCCGGATTTTACCATTCCATCATATCCCGATGATTATTCGGCAATAGCATCATGGGATAACCGTAACGAATGGAATCTGGCTAACGTGCACGATCCGTCGGTTGCTTACTATAACGGCTATTACTACATGTATGCCACCGATGCATCGTATGGTAATGCGCACGAAGGACACGGACATTTTCAGGGTAAACGTTCAACCGATTTGGTTAACTGGGACTGGGTTGGCGGACCATTTTATGATGCACCTTCGTGGGTTGCCGATTCATTAAATGCTATTCGTTCTCGTATGAGTCTCGACCCAATTGCTGAAGAAGACATTCAATACGGTTATTGGGCTCCGGTTGTACGCCGTGTAAATGTGGGTGGACAAGAAAAACTGCGCATGTACTACAGCGTTGTTATCTTCAATTACATAAAAACCGGTAATCCTAATACTGCTGCCTTTGACGGAAGCTGGACAGAGCGCGCCTTTATTGGTATGTGCGAATCAACAGATCCGGCCGGAGCAGTTTGGGAAGATAAAGGTTTTGTTACAACCTCATCATCCGATCGGGGACTTGACTATAGTCGAGCCAGCACAAATGATTGGAGTGGATACTTTTACTACAATGCCATCGACCCAACTTACATTGTTTCGCCCGAAGGCGACCATTACCTCATACATGGTTCGTGGCATAGCGGTTTTGCACTTTTGCAAGTCGATCCAACAAGCGGTAAGCCACTTAACACTCTTGGTAATCCCTGGGCCAACAATGCTGCGGAGCTTACGGCCCGTTATGGGGTGAGAATTGGAACACGCACAGCAGGATCGCGCTGGCAAGGTAGCGAAGCACCAGAAGTGATTTACAAAGACGGTTACTATTACCTGTTTTTGGCTTACGATGGCCTTGATGTACCATACAACACACGAGTGGTTCGAAGCACAAATATCGAAGGTCCGTATCTTGATATTAAGGGTCGTAATTTTACAAACGGAGAAGGAGATACTTACCCGATTGTTACACATCCATATAAATTTAATTTAAGCTACGGCTGGGTTGGAATTGCCCACTGCTGCATCTTCCAAAAGGAAAATACCGACGAGTGGTTCTACATGTCGCAAGGACGATTACCTAAAAACGTTGGAGGCAACGCCTACTCAAATGCCATAATGATGGGTCATGTTCGCCGTATTGTTTGGTGCCCGGCTTCGGCCAGCGAACCCGACAACTTGTGGCCAATTGCATTACCCGAACGTTATGCCGGCGTACCCGACGATTACGGTGCTATTACCGAAGACGAACTGGTAGGAACCTGGGAGCACATTAACCTAAGTTATCGCTATGCCCAACAAGATGGCGCAACTGCTTTAACACTTAACAGTGATGGAACTATGGACGGCGCTCTAACAGGAAACTGGAGCTACGACGAAACCAAAAAACAACTTACACTGGGTAACGTAATTGTTTGCGTTGAACGTGAAGTTGACTGGGAAGCCTCGCCTCGCCGGGTGACATTGGTATATGCAGGAACTGAGAAAAACCTGAATGCAACCTATTGGGGTAAAAAATCAGAATAA
- a CDS encoding arabinan endo-1,5-alpha-L-arabinosidase, which yields MKQKIILFIALILFSGNIFAQIFVHDPVVTQQNDKYYLFCTGLGITAWSSPDMKNWTKEGRVFQETPEWISESLDNFAGHLWAPDIVYHNGEYYLYYSASAFGKNTSCIGVATNKTLDPADPDFKWVDHGKVIQSVPGRDEWNAIDPAIAFDDEDQPWMAFGSFWNGLKLVKLNDDLKSIAQPEEWHTIARRERSIEIDETEAGDGAIEAPFIFKKNGYYYLFVSFDYCCRGAESTYKIMVGRAKTIQGPYFDKKGESLLTGGGSLVLKGDDDWYAIGHNAAYTFDGKDYLVCHGYDAHDNGRQKLIIREMKWDNDDWPVVEITK from the coding sequence ATGAAGCAAAAAATTATCCTATTCATAGCCCTCATTCTATTCTCCGGAAATATTTTCGCACAAATCTTTGTTCACGATCCGGTGGTTACTCAACAAAACGATAAATATTATCTGTTTTGCACCGGGCTGGGAATCACAGCATGGTCATCGCCCGACATGAAAAACTGGACAAAAGAAGGCCGAGTTTTTCAGGAAACTCCGGAATGGATCTCTGAATCTCTCGACAATTTTGCCGGACACTTGTGGGCACCCGATATTGTATATCATAACGGAGAATATTACCTCTATTATTCAGCATCGGCATTCGGGAAAAATACATCGTGTATTGGCGTAGCTACCAACAAAACGCTCGACCCGGCTGATCCTGATTTTAAATGGGTAGATCACGGAAAAGTTATTCAATCTGTTCCGGGCCGAGATGAATGGAATGCTATTGATCCGGCCATTGCTTTTGACGATGAAGACCAACCCTGGATGGCCTTTGGCTCGTTTTGGAATGGATTAAAACTGGTGAAACTTAACGACGACCTGAAATCCATTGCTCAGCCAGAAGAATGGCACACCATAGCAAGACGCGAAAGAAGCATTGAGATTGATGAAACAGAAGCAGGAGATGGTGCTATTGAAGCCCCGTTTATCTTCAAAAAGAATGGCTATTATTACCTGTTTGTATCGTTCGATTATTGTTGCCGTGGTGCCGAGAGTACCTATAAAATTATGGTAGGGCGCGCAAAAACAATTCAGGGCCCATATTTTGATAAAAAAGGAGAATCATTGCTTACCGGCGGAGGATCGCTGGTGCTAAAAGGCGACGATGACTGGTACGCAATAGGACACAACGCAGCGTATACTTTTGATGGAAAAGATTATTTGGTTTGTCATGGCTATGACGCACACGATAACGGAAGACAGAAATTAATTATTCGTGAAATGAAATGGGACAACGATGATTGGCCTGTAGTTGAAATAACGAAATAA
- a CDS encoding alpha-L-arabinofuranosidase C-terminal domain-containing protein — translation MIIAALFSGKISAQENARIKIDIDRQIGTINKNIYGNFVEHLGRCVYGGIYDPDSPLSDKNGIRTDVLEAAKELNIPLTRYPGGNFVSNYHWKDGVGPKEDRPPRMELAWERLETNEFGTNEFIDFAKKLGTEPYFAVNLGTGTIKEAQEWVEYCNVVEGPYYAELRKKHGYPEPHMIKYWSLGNEMDGFWQMGHLNAEDYSKKAREAAKLMKLTDPDIELIAAGASNFRPNNDPHEWNATVLAELRDVVDYIALHMYVGNHQDNYYNFVSSPLVLEERTQVVKGMIQREMEKANRGDRDPIYIAWDEYNIWYRWRQDETMAGERALEERYNLEDALVIAGFLNAFIRNADVVKMANMAQLVNVIAPIFAEKNDMFKQTIYYPLQLFANNMFGTALDVYVDCGTYDTDEFFLGLAEQSTQQKNVPYLDVSAAYQNGEVVIGVVNRHLDKTISTDIISQEGLFNGNFEVFEVNGPNIKAENDFGKTNVETVKKESIKVMNKETITYQFPPHSFTMLKGKIVK, via the coding sequence ATGATAATAGCAGCATTGTTCTCGGGAAAAATATCAGCTCAGGAAAATGCACGTATAAAAATTGATATCGATCGCCAGATTGGAACTATAAACAAAAATATTTACGGAAATTTTGTTGAGCACCTGGGTCGCTGTGTATACGGCGGAATTTACGACCCTGATTCGCCACTATCAGATAAAAACGGAATTCGAACTGATGTACTCGAAGCCGCCAAAGAATTGAATATTCCGTTAACCCGCTATCCCGGAGGAAACTTTGTATCAAACTACCACTGGAAAGACGGTGTTGGCCCAAAAGAAGATAGGCCGCCACGCATGGAACTGGCATGGGAACGTTTGGAAACCAATGAATTTGGAACAAACGAATTTATTGACTTTGCAAAAAAACTGGGTACAGAACCTTACTTTGCAGTAAACCTTGGAACCGGCACCATAAAAGAAGCTCAGGAATGGGTAGAATACTGTAACGTAGTAGAAGGTCCGTATTACGCCGAATTGCGCAAAAAACATGGCTACCCGGAACCACACATGATAAAATACTGGAGCCTGGGCAACGAAATGGACGGCTTCTGGCAAATGGGCCACTTAAATGCAGAAGATTACAGCAAGAAAGCCCGCGAAGCAGCCAAATTAATGAAACTTACCGACCCCGATATTGAATTGATTGCCGCCGGTGCATCTAATTTCAGACCCAACAACGATCCGCACGAATGGAATGCTACTGTTTTGGCCGAATTACGAGATGTGGTTGATTACATTGCCTTGCACATGTACGTCGGTAATCACCAGGATAACTATTATAATTTTGTCTCATCTCCCCTTGTTTTGGAAGAGCGCACACAAGTTGTTAAAGGAATGATTCAACGCGAAATGGAAAAAGCCAATCGTGGCGATCGCGATCCGATTTACATTGCCTGGGACGAATACAACATTTGGTACCGTTGGCGCCAAGACGAAACAATGGCGGGCGAGCGCGCGCTGGAAGAGCGCTACAACCTTGAAGATGCTTTAGTGATAGCAGGTTTTCTTAATGCTTTTATTCGTAATGCCGATGTTGTAAAAATGGCAAATATGGCACAGTTGGTAAATGTTATTGCACCAATTTTTGCCGAAAAAAATGACATGTTTAAACAAACCATTTATTATCCGCTGCAGCTTTTTGCCAACAACATGTTTGGTACCGCACTGGATGTTTATGTAGATTGTGGCACTTACGATACCGATGAGTTTTTCCTGGGATTGGCAGAACAAAGTACTCAGCAAAAGAACGTGCCTTACCTCGATGTATCGGCAGCTTACCAAAATGGAGAAGTGGTAATTGGAGTTGTTAACCGTCATCTCGACAAAACTATTTCCACCGATATCATCTCGCAGGAAGGTTTGTTTAACGGCAACTTTGAGGTGTTCGAAGTAAACGGCCCGAATATTAAAGCCGAAAACGATTTTGGAAAAACCAACGTTGAAACAGTTAAAAAAGAGTCAATTAAGGTGATGAATAAAGAAACCATTACTTACCAGTTTCCTCCACATTCGTTTACCATGCTGAAAGGAAAAATTGTTAAATAG